The Metabacillus schmidteae genome has a segment encoding these proteins:
- a CDS encoding YaiI/YqxD family protein, whose amino-acid sequence MKIFVDADACPVKKEIMLIADKYKLDVVFVASYNHTSDKTYGGQWVFVDTGKEEADLYIVNHVSKGDIVISQDIGLAGLLIRKDVICITPRGKQYTEENIDTALQFRYLSAKERRSGKYTKGPKKFTENDILYFITTFEKILSKHAGDLK is encoded by the coding sequence ATGAAGATATTTGTCGATGCTGATGCTTGTCCTGTAAAGAAAGAGATCATGCTAATAGCCGACAAATACAAACTGGATGTTGTGTTTGTTGCCTCCTATAACCATACTTCAGATAAAACGTATGGTGGTCAATGGGTGTTTGTTGATACGGGTAAAGAAGAAGCTGATTTATACATAGTGAACCATGTCAGCAAAGGTGATATTGTGATCTCACAAGACATTGGGTTAGCAGGCCTATTAATCCGAAAGGATGTTATTTGTATCACACCCCGGGGAAAGCAATATACGGAAGAAAATATTGATACAGCACTTCAGTTTCGTTATTTATCTGCTAAAGAAAGACGCAGTGGTAAATATACAAAGGGGCCGAAAAAATTTACAGAAAATGATATTTTATATTTTATCACAACATTTGAAAAGATTTTGTCGAAACATGCAGGAGATCTTAAATAA
- the recO gene encoding DNA repair protein RecO, protein MLQKCEGIVIRSTDYGETNKIITLYTRELGKVGVMARGAKKPNSRFTSITQLFTYGTFLFQKSSGLGSLQQGETIHSLRSIREDIFLTAYASYIAELLDKSTENHERNPFLFELLLQTFTYLDEEVDPDILLHIFEMKILPVLGLHPQLDCCTNCGQKDGTFHFSIREGGFLCHRCFEIDPYRLQIAPTTVKLLRLFFYFDLNRLGNISVKQETKNELKLVIDAYYHEYSGLTIKSKRFLDQLDSIKGKLK, encoded by the coding sequence TTGCTACAAAAATGTGAAGGAATTGTGATCCGATCAACTGATTACGGTGAAACAAACAAGATTATAACACTATATACAAGAGAACTGGGAAAAGTTGGGGTTATGGCAAGGGGCGCAAAGAAACCAAATAGTCGCTTTACGTCTATCACCCAACTTTTTACGTATGGAACCTTTTTATTTCAAAAATCGAGTGGATTAGGAAGCCTCCAGCAAGGAGAGACCATACACTCATTAAGAAGTATTAGAGAAGATATTTTCTTGACAGCATATGCTTCATATATCGCAGAGCTGCTTGATAAAAGTACAGAAAATCATGAAAGAAACCCTTTTCTATTTGAGTTATTACTGCAAACTTTTACATATTTAGATGAGGAAGTTGATCCTGATATTTTACTTCATATCTTTGAAATGAAAATACTGCCAGTATTAGGTCTTCACCCTCAACTGGATTGTTGTACAAATTGTGGTCAAAAGGATGGAACCTTTCATTTTTCAATCAGAGAAGGTGGATTTTTGTGCCACAGATGCTTTGAAATTGACCCTTACCGTTTACAAATAGCCCCAACAACAGTAAAGCTTCTTCGACTTTTCTTTTATTTTGACTTAAATAGGCTCGGAAATATATCCGTAAAGCAAGAAACAAAAAATGAACTTAAGTTGGTCATCGATGCATATTATCATGAGTATTCCGGTTTAACAATTAAATCTAAAAGATTTCTTGATCAATTAGATTCAATAAAAGGAAAGCTTAAGTGA
- the era gene encoding GTPase Era — MNHNQSYKSGFVSIIGRPNVGKSTFINRVIGQKIAIMSDKPQTTRNKIQGVYTTNHSQTIFIDTPGIHKPKHKLGDFMMKVAQNTLKEVDLVLFMINAEEGYGRGDEFIIERLKQTNTPVFLIINKIDQIHPDKLLPLIEQYKELYPFKEIIPISALQGNNVETLLIQIEGVLPEGPQYYPEDQVTDHPERFIITELIREKVLHLTREEIPHSVAVVMDTLERRENNAAIYVGATIIVERDSQKGIVIGKQGSMLKEVGKRARVDIEALLGSKVFLELWVKVQKDWRNKASQLRDYGFREDEY; from the coding sequence ATGAATCATAATCAATCATACAAATCAGGATTTGTATCAATAATAGGAAGACCTAATGTAGGAAAATCAACATTCATCAATCGAGTAATCGGACAAAAAATTGCAATCATGAGCGATAAGCCGCAAACAACTCGTAACAAGATACAAGGAGTTTATACAACAAATCATTCTCAAACTATTTTCATCGACACACCAGGAATTCATAAACCGAAACACAAGCTTGGCGATTTTATGATGAAAGTAGCACAAAATACATTAAAAGAAGTTGATTTAGTTTTATTTATGATCAATGCTGAAGAAGGATATGGCCGTGGAGATGAATTTATCATTGAAAGGCTAAAACAAACCAATACACCAGTATTTTTAATTATTAATAAAATTGATCAAATTCATCCAGATAAACTATTACCTTTGATTGAACAATATAAAGAGCTTTATCCGTTTAAAGAAATCATCCCTATCTCTGCTCTTCAAGGAAATAATGTTGAAACATTATTAATTCAGATTGAGGGAGTTTTACCGGAAGGGCCACAATACTACCCTGAGGATCAAGTAACAGATCATCCAGAGCGTTTTATTATTACAGAATTGATTCGGGAGAAAGTGCTGCATTTAACACGAGAGGAAATTCCACACTCTGTCGCTGTTGTCATGGATACACTCGAACGCAGGGAAAATAATGCTGCCATATATGTTGGAGCAACTATCATTGTTGAACGTGACTCACAAAAAGGCATTGTCATTGGGAAACAAGGAAGTATGCTTAAAGAAGTTGGAAAAAGAGCCCGAGTAGATATTGAAGCACTGTTGGGATCAAAAGTGTTTTTGGAACTGTGGGTGAAAGTTCAAAAGGATTGGCGGAACAAAGCTTCTCAGCTGAGAGACTACGGATTTAGAGAAGATGAATATTAA
- a CDS encoding pyruvate, water dikinase regulatory protein, which produces MNYKLMYVVSDSVGETAELVVKAAASQFNGISANTKIKRIPYVEDKGTILEVLSLAKEDNAIVCFTLVVPELRDYLIEEADKKGVVYYDIIGPLIDKMEALYGTAAKYEPGRVRKLDDDYFKKVEAIEFAVKYDDGRDPRGILKADIVLIGVSRTSKTPLSQYLAHKRFKVANVPIVPEVEPPEELYKVSPHKCIGLRIMPEKLNNIRKERLKSLGLNDEAFYANIDRIKEELNYFDKVVGKIGCQVVDVSNKAVEETANIIANFMNNQNG; this is translated from the coding sequence ATGAACTATAAGTTGATGTACGTTGTATCCGATTCAGTTGGCGAAACAGCTGAGCTAGTTGTAAAAGCAGCAGCAAGTCAATTTAATGGGATTTCCGCAAATACTAAAATAAAGCGTATTCCTTATGTTGAAGATAAGGGAACCATTTTGGAGGTTTTGTCTCTAGCTAAAGAGGATAATGCTATTGTATGCTTCACTCTCGTCGTTCCTGAGTTGAGAGATTATCTCATTGAGGAAGCAGATAAAAAAGGTGTTGTATATTACGATATTATTGGTCCATTGATTGATAAAATGGAAGCATTATATGGAACGGCAGCTAAATATGAGCCTGGACGGGTTCGTAAATTAGATGATGACTATTTTAAAAAGGTAGAAGCAATTGAATTTGCAGTAAAATATGATGATGGCAGAGATCCAAGAGGAATCTTAAAAGCAGATATCGTGTTAATAGGTGTATCGAGAACATCTAAGACACCTTTATCTCAATACTTAGCACATAAGCGGTTCAAGGTGGCAAATGTACCAATTGTCCCGGAGGTTGAGCCTCCAGAAGAGTTGTACAAAGTATCACCACATAAATGCATTGGGCTCCGGATTATGCCTGAGAAGTTAAATAACATTAGAAAAGAGCGACTTAAATCTCTTGGCCTAAATGATGAAGCTTTTTATGCAAACATTGATCGTATTAAAGAAGAACTTAACTATTTTGATAAGGTTGTGGGCAAAATCGGTTGTCAAGTAGTGGATGTTTCAAACAAAGCAGTAGAGGAAACCGCTAATATTATCGCTAACTTTATGAATAACCAAAATGGATGA
- the rpoD gene encoding RNA polymerase sigma factor RpoD has product MADKQTHDTEVTFEQVKEQLTEIGKKRGVLTYEEIAERMSNFEIESDQMDEYYEFLGEQGVELIGEAGEDAEADPNIQDLAKEEEFDLNDLSVPPGVKINDPVRMYLKEIGRVDLLSANEEIKLAKRIEEGDEEAKRRLAEANLRLVVSIAKRYVGRGMLFLDLIQEGNMGLMKAVEKFDYEKGYKFSTYATWWIRQAITRAIADQARTIRIPVHMVETINKLIRVQRQLLQDLGREPTPEEIGEDMELTPDKVREILKIAQEPVSLETPIGEEDDSHLGDFIEDQDATSPSEHAAYELLKEQLEDVLDTLTDREENVLRLRFGLDDGRTRTLEEVGKVFGVTRERIRQIEAKALRKLRHPSRSKRLKDFLE; this is encoded by the coding sequence ATGGCTGATAAACAAACCCACGATACTGAAGTAACCTTTGAACAGGTGAAAGAACAGTTAACTGAAATCGGGAAAAAACGAGGAGTATTGACATATGAGGAGATTGCTGAACGTATGTCAAACTTTGAAATTGAATCAGACCAAATGGATGAGTATTATGAATTTCTTGGTGAACAAGGTGTAGAATTAATTGGTGAAGCTGGTGAAGATGCAGAGGCTGATCCTAATATTCAAGATCTTGCGAAAGAAGAAGAATTTGATTTAAATGATTTGAGTGTACCTCCAGGAGTTAAAATTAATGACCCTGTTAGAATGTACTTAAAAGAAATTGGTCGAGTTGATCTTTTATCAGCTAACGAAGAAATTAAGCTAGCTAAACGTATAGAAGAAGGCGATGAAGAAGCTAAACGCCGACTAGCAGAAGCCAACCTGCGTCTAGTAGTTAGTATCGCTAAACGCTATGTTGGACGTGGAATGCTTTTTCTTGATTTAATTCAAGAAGGTAATATGGGATTAATGAAAGCTGTTGAAAAATTTGATTATGAAAAAGGATATAAATTTAGTACGTATGCGACATGGTGGATTCGTCAAGCGATAACACGTGCTATTGCTGACCAGGCTCGTACAATTCGTATTCCTGTTCATATGGTTGAGACGATAAATAAGCTTATAAGAGTTCAGCGTCAATTACTTCAGGATTTAGGAAGAGAACCAACTCCTGAGGAAATTGGAGAAGATATGGAGCTTACACCTGATAAGGTTAGAGAAATTCTTAAAATTGCTCAAGAGCCAGTTTCATTGGAAACTCCGATCGGTGAAGAAGACGACTCTCATTTAGGTGATTTTATTGAGGATCAGGATGCGACTTCACCTTCTGAGCATGCTGCATATGAGCTATTAAAAGAACAGCTCGAAGATGTACTTGATACATTGACAGACCGTGAAGAAAACGTACTGCGTTTACGTTTTGGGCTTGATGATGGACGAACAAGAACACTTGAAGAAGTAGGTAAGGTGTTTGGAGTTACGCGTGAGCGTATTCGACAAATTGAAGCAAAAGCACTTCGTAAATTACGTCATCCTAGCCGCAGTAAACGTCTTAAAGACTTCTTAGAGTAA
- a CDS encoding cytidine deaminase, with translation MKTEQLINEAKAAREMAYTPYSKFKVGAALLTQDGKVYKGCNIENAAYSMCNCAERTAIFKAYSEGDKVYSAMAVVADTDRPVSPCGACRQVISELCPKDMKIILTNLHGDITEITVQELLPGAFSAEDLHES, from the coding sequence GTGAAAACTGAACAACTCATCAATGAAGCAAAAGCAGCAAGGGAAATGGCTTATACTCCCTACTCAAAATTTAAAGTAGGTGCGGCTTTATTAACTCAAGATGGCAAAGTATATAAGGGATGCAATATTGAAAATGCAGCATATAGCATGTGCAACTGTGCGGAAAGAACAGCTATCTTTAAAGCATATTCAGAAGGTGATAAGGTTTATTCTGCTATGGCTGTGGTAGCAGACACAGATCGTCCGGTATCTCCATGTGGTGCATGCCGTCAAGTTATCTCAGAGCTTTGCCCAAAAGATATGAAAATTATATTAACAAACCTCCATGGTGATATTACAGAAATTACAGTACAAGAATTACTACCGGGAGCATTTTCAGCGGAGGATTTACATGAATCATAA
- the dnaG gene encoding DNA primase, with the protein MGNRIPEEMIEKIQRTSDIVDVISEYVQLKKQGRNYFGLCPFHGEKSPSFSVSADKQIFHCFGCGAGGNVFSFLMQHEGYSFVEAAQHLADKANIDLPIQPSQDQGPGPHVSKDTEKMIEAHELLKKFYHHLLVNTKEGQQALDYLLSRGFTKEIIDTFEIGYSLDSWDFVKKFLEKRGFTLSLMEEAGLLIKKSNSNEEFFDRFRNRIMFPIMDHHGNTIAFSGRVLGLDKPKYLNSPETKIFNKSKLLYNFHRARVHIRKNQQVVLYEGFADVISSTRAGVEQAIATMGTSITEDQAKIIRRNVSEVIICYDSDSAGIEATNRAAKILKDVGCKLKVAMIPDGLDPDDYINKFGSEKFKHDVIGASVPIMTFKMSYYRRGKNLQNEGERLQYIENVIGELAQLENAVEKEIYLKQLSSEFDLSMDVLKQQILQKEQQVNSQRAPQQQKNIVEQPKRKPIQSKRLLPAFHTAERLLIGHMLRSKEMAEKVLERLGLQFNIEEHKAIVTYLYAFYEEGNEENVSSFLSKLPSPELQHIVSNIAMITLNSEVSEQELSDYIKQVLNHQKMLMIKEKEVEKIEAERNKQYKEAAQIAMEIIQLKQALKS; encoded by the coding sequence ATGGGTAATCGAATTCCCGAAGAAATGATCGAAAAAATACAAAGAACTTCTGACATTGTTGATGTAATAAGTGAATATGTTCAATTGAAGAAACAAGGGCGTAACTATTTTGGGCTATGTCCATTTCATGGAGAAAAATCTCCTTCGTTCTCAGTTTCAGCAGACAAACAGATCTTTCATTGCTTCGGATGTGGTGCTGGTGGTAATGTTTTTTCTTTTCTAATGCAGCACGAAGGCTATTCCTTTGTTGAAGCAGCACAACATCTCGCTGACAAAGCTAATATTGATTTACCGATACAACCTTCACAGGACCAGGGGCCAGGGCCTCATGTTTCTAAAGACACCGAGAAGATGATCGAAGCTCATGAGCTATTAAAAAAATTCTATCATCATTTACTTGTGAACACAAAGGAAGGTCAGCAGGCATTAGACTATTTGTTAAGCAGAGGATTTACTAAAGAGATTATAGATACCTTTGAAATTGGTTATTCTTTAGATTCCTGGGATTTTGTTAAAAAGTTTTTAGAAAAGCGGGGATTTACATTATCCTTGATGGAGGAAGCAGGGTTATTAATAAAAAAAAGTAACTCGAACGAAGAATTTTTTGATCGGTTTAGAAATCGAATTATGTTTCCTATCATGGATCATCATGGAAATACGATTGCTTTTTCAGGACGCGTACTTGGTCTGGATAAACCAAAATATCTCAATAGTCCTGAGACGAAAATTTTTAATAAAAGTAAATTGCTTTATAATTTTCACCGTGCTAGAGTACATATACGAAAAAATCAGCAAGTTGTACTATATGAAGGGTTTGCTGATGTTATTTCTTCAACAAGGGCAGGGGTTGAGCAGGCAATTGCTACAATGGGGACATCTATAACCGAAGATCAAGCTAAGATCATTCGAAGAAATGTTTCTGAGGTAATTATTTGTTATGACTCTGACTCAGCCGGAATTGAAGCAACAAATAGAGCGGCAAAAATCCTTAAAGATGTTGGGTGTAAGCTAAAAGTTGCGATGATTCCAGATGGATTAGACCCTGATGACTACATTAATAAGTTTGGATCTGAAAAATTCAAGCATGATGTAATAGGGGCCAGTGTTCCAATCATGACATTTAAAATGTCCTACTATAGAAGAGGAAAGAATCTTCAAAATGAAGGTGAAAGACTTCAGTATATTGAAAATGTCATTGGTGAACTAGCGCAATTAGAAAATGCCGTTGAAAAGGAAATCTATCTAAAACAACTATCATCAGAATTTGACTTATCGATGGATGTTTTAAAGCAACAGATTCTGCAAAAAGAACAGCAGGTAAACAGTCAAAGAGCTCCACAACAGCAAAAGAATATTGTGGAACAGCCAAAAAGAAAGCCGATACAATCTAAGCGACTATTACCGGCGTTTCACACCGCTGAGAGATTGTTAATCGGACATATGCTAAGAAGTAAAGAAATGGCAGAAAAGGTTCTGGAACGACTGGGACTTCAATTTAATATCGAAGAACATAAAGCAATTGTTACTTATTTATACGCTTTTTACGAAGAAGGAAATGAAGAAAATGTTAGCTCATTTCTATCGAAGTTACCTAGTCCTGAATTGCAACATATTGTTTCCAACATTGCGATGATTACCCTTAACTCTGAGGTAAGTGAACAGGAGCTCTCAGATTATATAAAACAGGTGTTGAATCATCAAAAAATGTTAATGATAAAAGAAAAAGAAGTAGAAAAAATTGAGGCTGAAAGGAACAAGCAATACAAAGAAGCAGCCCAAATAGCAATGGAAATTATTCAATTAAAACAAGCTCTTAAATCATGA
- a CDS encoding helix-turn-helix transcriptional regulator: protein MRNIELNKRQEQIVEIVKENGPITGEQIADQLNLTRATLRPDLAILTMSGYLEARPRVGYYFTGKTNTHLLTEELRKLQVRDYQSIPIVVSTNVSVYDAICMMFLEDVGTLFVVDEQSYLVGVLSRKDLLRTSIGKQELTSIPVNIIMTRMPNITVCKPDDFIIDVAQVLIDKQIDALPVVKDTAKGYEVIGRITKTNMTKILVSFLND, encoded by the coding sequence GTGAGGAACATAGAACTGAATAAAAGGCAGGAGCAAATCGTTGAAATTGTTAAGGAAAATGGACCAATTACTGGTGAACAGATTGCTGATCAATTAAATTTAACAAGGGCGACACTTCGTCCCGACTTGGCCATATTAACAATGTCCGGTTACTTAGAGGCGAGACCAAGAGTAGGTTATTATTTTACAGGAAAAACAAATACTCATTTGTTAACAGAAGAACTTAGAAAGCTTCAAGTAAGGGACTATCAGTCAATTCCAATAGTCGTCAGCACCAATGTGTCAGTTTACGATGCAATCTGTATGATGTTTTTAGAGGATGTAGGTACACTTTTCGTTGTTGATGAGCAGTCTTATTTAGTTGGTGTACTATCGCGTAAGGACCTTTTACGGACGAGTATTGGCAAGCAGGAACTTACTTCTATTCCAGTAAATATTATCATGACAAGAATGCCCAATATAACGGTATGTAAACCTGATGATTTCATTATAGATGTTGCACAAGTGTTAATTGATAAACAAATAGATGCATTACCTGTTGTTAAGGATACAGCCAAAGGTTATGAAGTAATTGGAAGAATTACTAAAACAAATATGACGAAAATTTTGGTTAGCTTTCTAAACGATTAA
- the glyQ gene encoding glycine--tRNA ligase subunit alpha: MNIQNMILTLQKHWSDQGCVLMQAYDTEKGAGTMSPYTFLKSIGPEPWKVAYVEPSRRPADGRYGENPNRLYQHHQFQVIMKPSPDNIQELYLDSLRALGINPLEHDIRFVEDNWENPSLGCAGLGWEVWLDGMEITQFTYFQQVGGLECKPVSAEITYGIERLASYIQDKENVFDLEWTDGYTIRDIFLMPEYEHSKYTFETSDTDMLFELFSTYEKEAMRQMDEGLVHPAYDYVLKCSHTFNLLDAKGAISVTERTGYIGRVRNLARKVAKTFYDEREKLGFPMLQEGGKENE, translated from the coding sequence ATGAATATTCAAAACATGATTTTAACTCTACAAAAGCACTGGTCTGATCAAGGGTGTGTGCTTATGCAGGCGTATGATACAGAGAAAGGTGCAGGAACGATGAGTCCGTATACTTTTTTAAAAAGTATAGGGCCGGAGCCATGGAAAGTTGCATATGTAGAACCATCTAGAAGGCCGGCTGATGGACGTTATGGAGAAAACCCTAACCGACTATATCAGCATCATCAATTTCAGGTCATTATGAAGCCTTCACCAGACAATATTCAAGAGTTATATTTAGATTCTTTACGTGCCCTGGGAATAAATCCTTTAGAGCATGATATTCGATTTGTTGAAGATAACTGGGAAAATCCATCGTTAGGATGTGCGGGTCTTGGTTGGGAAGTATGGCTTGATGGTATGGAAATAACACAGTTTACATATTTCCAACAAGTTGGCGGCTTAGAATGTAAGCCGGTATCAGCTGAGATAACGTATGGTATTGAAAGACTTGCGTCATATATTCAGGATAAAGAAAATGTTTTTGATTTGGAATGGACTGACGGATATACTATACGGGATATTTTCCTAATGCCAGAGTATGAACATTCAAAGTATACATTTGAAACATCTGATACTGATATGTTATTTGAATTGTTCTCGACATATGAAAAAGAGGCTATGAGACAAATGGACGAAGGGCTTGTACATCCTGCATATGATTATGTATTAAAATGTTCACATACTTTTAACCTTCTTGATGCTAAAGGAGCAATCTCAGTTACAGAGAGAACAGGCTATATTGGGCGTGTTCGAAATTTAGCTAGAAAAGTTGCGAAAACATTTTATGATGAGCGTGAAAAATTAGGTTTCCCAATGTTACAGGAAGGAGGAAAAGAAAATGAGTAA
- a CDS encoding diacylglycerol kinase family protein, whose translation MDSKDQKNSEWTRFYKSFQYAWNGIVLTFKSERNFQIHVVISVLMFFIGFLLRFSILEWIIVLFLIGGMLALELINTAIEHVVDMITSEKHPLAKAAKDAAAGAVLVYAVLSVIIGIVMIMNHLFAP comes from the coding sequence ATGGACTCAAAAGATCAGAAGAATTCTGAGTGGACCCGTTTTTATAAAAGTTTTCAATATGCCTGGAATGGAATTGTCTTAACGTTTAAATCAGAACGAAACTTTCAAATACATGTTGTGATATCAGTTTTAATGTTTTTTATCGGTTTTTTATTGCGTTTTTCAATTTTAGAATGGATCATTGTCCTATTTTTAATTGGTGGCATGCTGGCACTTGAACTTATTAATACAGCTATTGAGCATGTAGTGGATATGATAACGAGTGAAAAGCATCCTTTAGCAAAAGCAGCAAAGGATGCAGCAGCAGGTGCTGTTTTGGTTTACGCGGTACTTTCCGTTATAATTGGAATCGTTATGATAATGAATCACCTTTTTGCTCCATAA
- the glyS gene encoding glycine--tRNA ligase subunit beta: MSKKDLLLEIGLEEVPAHYVTPAMNQFAEKVTKWLEEKQLSHGEVKTYSTPRRLAVLVKEVAEKQPDIEEEAKGPAKKIALDEDGNWSKAAIGFTKGQGASVDDIYFKEINGIEYVHVQKFVQGQEAKDLLTETRDLITGLTFPKNMRWGNQELRYIRPIKWLVALFGQEVIPFEIAGAKTDSFTYGHRFLGSKVEIVSPSLYEAALLEQFVIADPVKRKDAISQQLVDLENEKNWVIPVDEDLLEEVNNLVEYPTALYGKFEQEYLSLPDEVLVTTMKEHQRYFPVRNNDGQLQPFFVTVRNGDQNHLENVARGNEKVLRARLSDANFFYQEDQKLKIEDAVRKLDKIVFHEELGTLGEKVNRIVNLSTQLADRFQLQTDEKKHVERAASICKFDLVTNMVYEFPELQGKIGEKYARLSGEKEEVAVAINEHYMPRHAEDDAPGSNVGAIVALADKLDTIVGFFAIGKIPTGSQDPYALRRQASGILQILLSKGWTISLPELFELSLSQYQIKKSIEAAEELVSFFKLRLKYRLAEENIRYDLNDAVLESSLLEVNSLVARAKVLQSASSHSDFKETIEALARVMNIAKKGTESDINSELFESDYETALYNAYIETAQKMDSLNNEEEVYQALASLKPMINEYFDHTMVMSDNEAIKQNRLAQMVKLSQLIESFAKMNVILVK, translated from the coding sequence ATGAGTAAAAAAGACTTATTACTGGAAATTGGCTTAGAAGAAGTCCCAGCACATTATGTAACTCCAGCGATGAACCAATTTGCTGAAAAGGTAACAAAATGGCTGGAAGAAAAACAATTATCACATGGAGAAGTAAAAACGTATTCAACTCCAAGAAGATTAGCAGTTCTAGTAAAGGAAGTTGCAGAGAAACAACCGGATATTGAGGAAGAAGCAAAAGGACCTGCAAAGAAAATTGCCCTTGATGAAGACGGAAACTGGTCAAAAGCAGCAATTGGTTTTACAAAAGGACAAGGTGCATCTGTTGACGATATTTATTTTAAAGAAATCAATGGAATTGAATATGTTCACGTCCAAAAATTCGTTCAAGGCCAAGAAGCAAAAGATTTATTAACAGAAACTCGCGATTTAATTACAGGACTTACTTTTCCTAAGAATATGCGTTGGGGCAATCAGGAACTACGATATATCCGTCCTATAAAGTGGTTAGTGGCACTTTTTGGTCAGGAAGTGATTCCATTTGAAATTGCTGGTGCAAAAACAGATTCATTTACATATGGACATCGTTTTCTAGGAAGTAAAGTAGAGATTGTCTCTCCTTCGTTATATGAAGCAGCCCTACTAGAACAATTTGTAATTGCTGATCCTGTCAAACGAAAAGACGCAATTAGTCAGCAATTGGTTGATCTCGAAAACGAGAAAAACTGGGTAATCCCTGTAGATGAAGATCTTTTAGAAGAAGTTAACAATCTCGTTGAATATCCAACAGCACTTTATGGTAAATTTGAACAAGAGTACTTATCATTACCAGATGAAGTGCTAGTAACAACGATGAAGGAACATCAACGTTATTTCCCTGTTAGAAATAATGACGGACAATTACAGCCATTCTTTGTTACAGTAAGGAATGGAGATCAGAACCATTTAGAAAATGTAGCAAGAGGGAATGAAAAGGTATTACGTGCGAGATTATCTGATGCAAACTTCTTCTATCAAGAAGATCAAAAGCTAAAGATTGAGGATGCGGTTAGGAAGCTGGACAAAATCGTATTCCATGAAGAGTTAGGAACTCTCGGAGAAAAGGTTAACCGCATTGTGAATCTGTCTACACAATTAGCAGATAGATTCCAATTACAAACTGACGAAAAGAAGCATGTTGAACGAGCAGCATCCATTTGCAAATTTGATTTAGTAACAAATATGGTTTATGAATTCCCTGAACTTCAAGGGAAAATTGGGGAAAAATATGCTCGTCTAAGTGGTGAAAAAGAAGAAGTAGCAGTTGCAATAAATGAGCACTATATGCCGCGACATGCCGAAGATGATGCACCGGGCTCTAATGTAGGTGCTATAGTAGCACTTGCTGATAAATTAGACACAATCGTAGGTTTCTTCGCGATTGGCAAAATTCCAACGGGATCACAGGACCCTTATGCTCTTAGAAGACAGGCCAGTGGAATCCTTCAGATTTTGTTATCTAAAGGGTGGACAATTTCCTTACCAGAATTGTTTGAGCTATCGTTAAGTCAATATCAAATTAAAAAATCAATCGAGGCAGCTGAGGAGTTAGTTTCGTTCTTTAAATTGAGATTAAAATATCGTTTAGCTGAAGAAAACATCCGCTATGATTTAAATGATGCTGTGTTGGAGTCTTCATTGCTTGAAGTAAATTCATTAGTAGCTCGCGCCAAAGTACTTCAATCCGCTTCATCTCATTCAGATTTCAAAGAAACGATTGAGGCACTTGCTCGTGTTATGAACATAGCGAAAAAAGGTACAGAAAGTGACATTAATAGTGAACTGTTTGAAAGTGATTATGAAACAGCATTATATAATGCTTATATTGAAACAGCTCAGAAAATGGACTCTTTAAACAATGAAGAGGAAGTGTATCAAGCACTTGCATCATTAAAGCCAATGATCAACGAATATTTTGATCATACTATGGTTATGTCAGATAATGAAGCTATAAAACAAAATCGATTGGCACAGATGGTGAAATTATCGCAACTAATAGAATCATTTGCAAAAATGAATGTTATTTTGGTGAAGTAA
- a CDS encoding YqzL family protein: MLDFTWKVFSQTGSIDTYLLFKELEKETDEGPDSQEDELAELDFPIS; this comes from the coding sequence ATGTTGGATTTTACCTGGAAGGTTTTTTCGCAAACAGGTAGCATTGATACGTATCTTCTTTTTAAAGAACTAGAAAAGGAGACTGATGAAGGACCCGATTCCCAAGAGGATGAACTAGCTGAACTAGATTTTCCAATTTCCTGA